Proteins from one Mastacembelus armatus chromosome 16, fMasArm1.2, whole genome shotgun sequence genomic window:
- the adam15 gene encoding disintegrin and metalloproteinase domain-containing protein 15 isoform X4, producing MSGPAVTLLPLLLLLSYRAAFTVCRSLNAPQNRGVLSRDGHADGTDRLTGTLTGVDRRQRSPLEKTRPFFLVDGQRRSLAEALQGGHPDRLHCELEVGGRLFLLDLEKNHDLLPKPPNVFYYLPNGTGVSARADPVPHCYYHGSVRGFPQSRVALSTCSGLRGIIAINSTLSFELQPQDDHHQHLHHERGQEEGAGPESGGDSSGGGGDDEGVHLLFSTSPLDGDNTGGCGVSHTAVPPIHSSTHTHRRRRDILSETKYIELVLVADHQEFLNNQKNNKTIIYRMLDLANQVDWFYRPLNVRVALTGLEIWTDRDKIRVEKSPTNTLNNFLGWRSRELLPRLRHDNAQLIMGGSFDGTTVGMASQSSMCSRDRSGGVNVDHLVSVLGVASTVAHELGHNLGMSHDTAERRCSCQNEPRLGGCIMEPSTGFMPGQQFSSCSASDLSVSLLHGGGMCLFNVPQPDRLLGGPRCGNLYVEKGEECDCGLLEECEDPCCNSSTCRLVPGAQCSSDGICCQDCKLRVAGTMCREPLGECDLPEFCTGSSPYCPPNVFLQNGEPCEDSTSYCYGGVCASMHTQCQMLWGPNATIAPAVCFSSVNKQGNKYGNCGQLSNGSYIPCGNADVHCGRIQCQGGRERPVLGSNAEILTTTVRFNYSDLVCRGTFFHLGDDVSDPATVAHGTACGPGKACLDQKCQDVSVFGVDECHRTCNGHGVCNSNKNCHCDVGWAPPDCRYSGHGGSVDSGPARAVRESDPVRVALLVIFLFILPVLLLCLALRFPRFRRRLLCLGPKSPFHKAQQHNRTPVMERVDGRNGEQVRPLRYHLNAQTDIPLTPPHKQVHDRPAPPTKPLPPDPALNPPAQQLASRPAPPNKPLPPDPVTPAQVFVPLRPMVPKKPHPLVLPAHPHMPPHPGYISNTKPPQHGTVTPGSGPHRRPPARPIRPTVPQKVDTSPL from the exons ATGAGCGGACCCGCCGTTACGTTACtcccgctgctgctgctgctcagctaCCGTGCTGCCTTCACTGTCTGCAGGTCCCTGAACGCACCGCAGAACCGAGGGGTTCTGTCCCGGGACGGACACGCGGACGGTACCGACAGGCTGACCGGTACCTTGACAG gTGTGGACAGGCGGCAACGCAGCCCGCTGGAGAAGACACGTCCCTTCTTCCTGGTGGACGGACAGAGACGGAGCTTGGCCGAAGCTCTACAG GGCGGTCACCCCGACAGGCTGCACTGTGAGCTGGAGGTAGGAGGACGACTCTTCCTGCTGGACCTGGAGAAGAACCA CGACCTGCTGCCCAAACCGCCCAACGTCTTCTACTACCTGCCCAACGGCACCGGAGTGTCTGCGAGAGCCGACCCAGTG CCTCACTGTTATTACCACGGCAGCGTCCGAGGATTCCCTCAGTCCAGAGTGGCTCTGAGCACCTGCTCCGGACTCCG CGGCATCATCGCCATCAACTCCACTCTGAGCTTTGAGCTGCAGCCGCAGGACGACCACCACCAGCACCTCCACCACGAGCGGGGGCAGGAGGAGGGAGCAGGGCCGGAGAGTGGAGGAGACAGCAGCGGAGGGGGAGGCGACGATGAAGGGGTCCACCTGCTGTTCTCCACCAGCCCTCTGGACGGCGACAACACCGGGGGCTGCGGGGTTTCTCACACCGCCGTCCCTCCGATCCACAGttcgacacacacacacagg CGGAGAAGAGACATCCTCTCCGAGACCAAATACATCGAGCTGGTGCTGGTGGCCGACCATCAGGAG TTTCTGAATAACCAGAAGAACAATAAGACCATCATCTACCGCATGTTGGACCTGGCCAACCAGGTGGACTGG TTCTACCGTCCTCTGAACGTCCGCGTGGCGCTGACCGGTCTGGAGATCTGGACCGACCGCGATAAGATCCGGGTGGAGAAAAGTCCGACCAACACCCTCAACAACTTCCTGGGGTGGAGAAGCAGAGAGCTGCTGCCACGGCTTCGCCATGACAACGCCCAGCTCATCAT ggGCGGGTCGTTTGATGGCACCACGGTGGGGATGGCGTCTCAGTCATCCATGTGCTCCAGAGACAGGTCGGGTGGGGTCAACGTG GATCACCTGGTCAGTGTTCTGGGTGTGGCCTCCACCGTCGCACATGAGCTCGGTCACAATCTGGGAATGAGCCACGACACAGCCGAGCGCCGCTGCTCCTGTCAGAATGAACCACGGCTCGGAGGATGCATCATGGAGCCCTCAACTGG GTTCATGCCGGGTCAGCAGTTCAGCAGCTGCAGCGCCTCagatctgtctgtcagtctgctgCACGGAGGCGGAATGTGCCTGTTTAACGTCCCCCAGCCGGACCGGCTCCTGGGGGGACCGCGCTGCGGGAACCTGTACGTGGAGAAGGGAGAGGAGTGTGACTGCGGCCTGTTGGAG GAGTGTGAGGACCCCTGCTGTAACTCCTCCACCTGTCGGCTGGTTCCTGGAGCTCAGTGCTCGTCTGACGGAATCTGCTGCCAGGACTGCAAA CTGCGGGTGGCGGGTACGATGTGTCGCGAGCCGCTCGGAGAATGTGACCTCCCCGAGTTCTGCACTGGCTCCTCCCCCTACTGTCCCCCCAACGTGTTCCTGCAGAACGGAGAGCCCTGCGAGGACAGCACCTCCTACTGCTACGGAGGAGTCTGCGCCAGCATGCACACCCAGTGCCAGATGCTGTGGGGGCCCA atgccaccattgctccagctgtgtgtttctCATCAGTCAACAAACAGGGAAATAAATATGGAAACTGTGGTCAGCTGAGCAACGGCTCCTACATCCCCTGTGGAAACGC AGACGTTCACTGTGGCAGGATCCAGTGTCAGGGCGGGAGGGAGCGCCCCGTGCTGGGCTCCAACGCAGAGATCCTCACCACCACGGTGCGCTTCAACTACAGCGACCTGGTCTGCAGAGGAACCTTCTTCCACCTGGGGGACGATGTGTCGGACCCCGCCACCGTGGCCCACGGCACCGCCTGTGGCCCCGGCAAG GCCTGTTTGGACCAGAAGTGTCAGGACGTGTCGGTGTTCGGTGTGGACGAGTGTCACAGGACATGCAACGGTCACGGC GTGTGTAACAGTAATAAGAACTGCCACTGTGATGTGGGCTGGGCTCCACCAGACTGCAGGTACTCGGGTCATGGCGGCAGCGTGGACAGCGGGCCGGCCAGAGCTGTTCGAG AGTCTGATCCGGTCCGAGTCGCCCTGCTCGTCATCTTCCTGTTCATCCTGCCCgtgctcctcctctgcctcgCTCTTCGCTTCCCTCGTTTCCGACGGCGTCTCCTCTGCCTGGGACCAAAGAGCCCGTTTCACAAAGCCCAGCAACACAACCG GACTCCGGTGATGGAGCGAGTGGACGGCAGGAACGGGGAACAGGTCCGACCTCTGAGATACCACCTGAACGCACAGACGGACATCCCGCTGACCCCGCCCCACAAACAG GTTCATGACAGACCTGCTCCTCCCACTAAGCCACTCCCCCCTGACCCCGCCCTAAACCCCCCAGCACAG CAGCTGGCGAGTCGACCAGCTCCGCCCAACAAGCCGCTCCCCCCCGACCCAGTCACACCTGCACAG GTTTTTGTTCCGCTCAGACCCATGGTGCCCAAGAAGCCTCACCCTCTGGTGCTGCCAGCCCACCCCCACATGCCCCCTCACCCCGGCTACATCTCAAACACCAAACCACCACAACATGGAACCGTCACACCTGGATCTGGTCCCCACag
- the adam15 gene encoding disintegrin and metalloproteinase domain-containing protein 15 isoform X3, with protein sequence MSGPAVTLLPLLLLLSYRAAFTVCRSLNAPQNRGVLSRDGHADGTDRLTGTLTGVDRRQRSPLEKTRPFFLVDGQRRSLAEALQGGHPDRLHCELEVGGRLFLLDLEKNHDLLPKPPNVFYYLPNGTGVSARADPVPHCYYHGSVRGFPQSRVALSTCSGLRGIIAINSTLSFELQPQDDHHQHLHHERGQEEGAGPESGGDSSGGGGDDEGVHLLFSTSPLDGDNTGGCGVSHTAVPPIHSSTHTHRRRRDILSETKYIELVLVADHQEFLNNQKNNKTIIYRMLDLANQVDWFYRPLNVRVALTGLEIWTDRDKIRVEKSPTNTLNNFLGWRSRELLPRLRHDNAQLIMGGSFDGTTVGMASQSSMCSRDRSGGVNVDHLVSVLGVASTVAHELGHNLGMSHDTAERRCSCQNEPRLGGCIMEPSTGFMPGQQFSSCSASDLSVSLLHGGGMCLFNVPQPDRLLGGPRCGNLYVEKGEECDCGLLEECEDPCCNSSTCRLVPGAQCSSDGICCQDCKLRVAGTMCREPLGECDLPEFCTGSSPYCPPNVFLQNGEPCEDSTSYCYGGVCASMHTQCQMLWGPNATIAPAVCFSSVNKQGNKYGNCGQLSNGSYIPCGNADVHCGRIQCQGGRERPVLGSNAEILTTTVRFNYSDLVCRGTFFHLGDDVSDPATVAHGTACGPGKACLDQKCQDVSVFGVDECHRTCNGHGVCNSNKNCHCDVGWAPPDCRYSGHGGSVDSGPARAVRESDPVRVALLVIFLFILPVLLLCLALRFPRFRRRLLCLGPKSPFHKAQQHNRTPVMERVDGRNGEQVRPLRYHLNAQTDIPLTPPHKQVHDRPAPPTKPLPPDPALNPPAQSVKQRPAPPTKPLPPDPHTPTIQVFVPLRPMVPKKPHPLVLPAHPHMPPHPGYISNTKPPQHGTVTPGSGPHRRPPARPIRPTVPQKVDTSPL encoded by the exons ATGAGCGGACCCGCCGTTACGTTACtcccgctgctgctgctgctcagctaCCGTGCTGCCTTCACTGTCTGCAGGTCCCTGAACGCACCGCAGAACCGAGGGGTTCTGTCCCGGGACGGACACGCGGACGGTACCGACAGGCTGACCGGTACCTTGACAG gTGTGGACAGGCGGCAACGCAGCCCGCTGGAGAAGACACGTCCCTTCTTCCTGGTGGACGGACAGAGACGGAGCTTGGCCGAAGCTCTACAG GGCGGTCACCCCGACAGGCTGCACTGTGAGCTGGAGGTAGGAGGACGACTCTTCCTGCTGGACCTGGAGAAGAACCA CGACCTGCTGCCCAAACCGCCCAACGTCTTCTACTACCTGCCCAACGGCACCGGAGTGTCTGCGAGAGCCGACCCAGTG CCTCACTGTTATTACCACGGCAGCGTCCGAGGATTCCCTCAGTCCAGAGTGGCTCTGAGCACCTGCTCCGGACTCCG CGGCATCATCGCCATCAACTCCACTCTGAGCTTTGAGCTGCAGCCGCAGGACGACCACCACCAGCACCTCCACCACGAGCGGGGGCAGGAGGAGGGAGCAGGGCCGGAGAGTGGAGGAGACAGCAGCGGAGGGGGAGGCGACGATGAAGGGGTCCACCTGCTGTTCTCCACCAGCCCTCTGGACGGCGACAACACCGGGGGCTGCGGGGTTTCTCACACCGCCGTCCCTCCGATCCACAGttcgacacacacacacagg CGGAGAAGAGACATCCTCTCCGAGACCAAATACATCGAGCTGGTGCTGGTGGCCGACCATCAGGAG TTTCTGAATAACCAGAAGAACAATAAGACCATCATCTACCGCATGTTGGACCTGGCCAACCAGGTGGACTGG TTCTACCGTCCTCTGAACGTCCGCGTGGCGCTGACCGGTCTGGAGATCTGGACCGACCGCGATAAGATCCGGGTGGAGAAAAGTCCGACCAACACCCTCAACAACTTCCTGGGGTGGAGAAGCAGAGAGCTGCTGCCACGGCTTCGCCATGACAACGCCCAGCTCATCAT ggGCGGGTCGTTTGATGGCACCACGGTGGGGATGGCGTCTCAGTCATCCATGTGCTCCAGAGACAGGTCGGGTGGGGTCAACGTG GATCACCTGGTCAGTGTTCTGGGTGTGGCCTCCACCGTCGCACATGAGCTCGGTCACAATCTGGGAATGAGCCACGACACAGCCGAGCGCCGCTGCTCCTGTCAGAATGAACCACGGCTCGGAGGATGCATCATGGAGCCCTCAACTGG GTTCATGCCGGGTCAGCAGTTCAGCAGCTGCAGCGCCTCagatctgtctgtcagtctgctgCACGGAGGCGGAATGTGCCTGTTTAACGTCCCCCAGCCGGACCGGCTCCTGGGGGGACCGCGCTGCGGGAACCTGTACGTGGAGAAGGGAGAGGAGTGTGACTGCGGCCTGTTGGAG GAGTGTGAGGACCCCTGCTGTAACTCCTCCACCTGTCGGCTGGTTCCTGGAGCTCAGTGCTCGTCTGACGGAATCTGCTGCCAGGACTGCAAA CTGCGGGTGGCGGGTACGATGTGTCGCGAGCCGCTCGGAGAATGTGACCTCCCCGAGTTCTGCACTGGCTCCTCCCCCTACTGTCCCCCCAACGTGTTCCTGCAGAACGGAGAGCCCTGCGAGGACAGCACCTCCTACTGCTACGGAGGAGTCTGCGCCAGCATGCACACCCAGTGCCAGATGCTGTGGGGGCCCA atgccaccattgctccagctgtgtgtttctCATCAGTCAACAAACAGGGAAATAAATATGGAAACTGTGGTCAGCTGAGCAACGGCTCCTACATCCCCTGTGGAAACGC AGACGTTCACTGTGGCAGGATCCAGTGTCAGGGCGGGAGGGAGCGCCCCGTGCTGGGCTCCAACGCAGAGATCCTCACCACCACGGTGCGCTTCAACTACAGCGACCTGGTCTGCAGAGGAACCTTCTTCCACCTGGGGGACGATGTGTCGGACCCCGCCACCGTGGCCCACGGCACCGCCTGTGGCCCCGGCAAG GCCTGTTTGGACCAGAAGTGTCAGGACGTGTCGGTGTTCGGTGTGGACGAGTGTCACAGGACATGCAACGGTCACGGC GTGTGTAACAGTAATAAGAACTGCCACTGTGATGTGGGCTGGGCTCCACCAGACTGCAGGTACTCGGGTCATGGCGGCAGCGTGGACAGCGGGCCGGCCAGAGCTGTTCGAG AGTCTGATCCGGTCCGAGTCGCCCTGCTCGTCATCTTCCTGTTCATCCTGCCCgtgctcctcctctgcctcgCTCTTCGCTTCCCTCGTTTCCGACGGCGTCTCCTCTGCCTGGGACCAAAGAGCCCGTTTCACAAAGCCCAGCAACACAACCG GACTCCGGTGATGGAGCGAGTGGACGGCAGGAACGGGGAACAGGTCCGACCTCTGAGATACCACCTGAACGCACAGACGGACATCCCGCTGACCCCGCCCCACAAACAG GTTCATGACAGACCTGCTCCTCCCACTAAGCCACTCCCCCCTGACCCCGCCCTAAACCCCCCAGCACAG TCTGTTAAACAGCGACCGGCCCCCCCCACCAAGCCTCTGCCCCCTGacccccacacccccaccaTCCAG GTTTTTGTTCCGCTCAGACCCATGGTGCCCAAGAAGCCTCACCCTCTGGTGCTGCCAGCCCACCCCCACATGCCCCCTCACCCCGGCTACATCTCAAACACCAAACCACCACAACATGGAACCGTCACACCTGGATCTGGTCCCCACag
- the adam15 gene encoding disintegrin and metalloproteinase domain-containing protein 15 isoform X2 has translation MSGPAVTLLPLLLLLSYRAAFTVCRSLNAPQNRGVLSRDGHADGTDRLTGTLTGVDRRQRSPLEKTRPFFLVDGQRRSLAEALQGGHPDRLHCELEVGGRLFLLDLEKNHDLLPKPPNVFYYLPNGTGVSARADPVPHCYYHGSVRGFPQSRVALSTCSGLRGIIAINSTLSFELQPQDDHHQHLHHERGQEEGAGPESGGDSSGGGGDDEGVHLLFSTSPLDGDNTGGCGVSHTAVPPIHSSTHTHRRRRDILSETKYIELVLVADHQEFLNNQKNNKTIIYRMLDLANQVDWFYRPLNVRVALTGLEIWTDRDKIRVEKSPTNTLNNFLGWRSRELLPRLRHDNAQLIMGGSFDGTTVGMASQSSMCSRDRSGGVNVDHLVSVLGVASTVAHELGHNLGMSHDTAERRCSCQNEPRLGGCIMEPSTGFMPGQQFSSCSASDLSVSLLHGGGMCLFNVPQPDRLLGGPRCGNLYVEKGEECDCGLLEECEDPCCNSSTCRLVPGAQCSSDGICCQDCKLRVAGTMCREPLGECDLPEFCTGSSPYCPPNVFLQNGEPCEDSTSYCYGGVCASMHTQCQMLWGPNATIAPAVCFSSVNKQGNKYGNCGQLSNGSYIPCGNADVHCGRIQCQGGRERPVLGSNAEILTTTVRFNYSDLVCRGTFFHLGDDVSDPATVAHGTACGPGKACLDQKCQDVSVFGVDECHRTCNGHGVCNSNKNCHCDVGWAPPDCRYSGHGGSVDSGPARAVRESDPVRVALLVIFLFILPVLLLCLALRFPRFRRRLLCLGPKSPFHKAQQHNRTPVMERVDGRNGEQVRPLRYHLNAQTDIPLTPPHKQVHDRPAPPTKPLPPDPALNPPAQSVKQRPAPPTKPLPPDPHTPTIQLASRPAPPNKPLPPDPVTPAQVFVPLRPMVPKKPHPLVLPAHPHMPPHPGYISNTKPPQHGTVTPGSGPHRRPPARPIRPTVPQKVDTSPL, from the exons ATGAGCGGACCCGCCGTTACGTTACtcccgctgctgctgctgctcagctaCCGTGCTGCCTTCACTGTCTGCAGGTCCCTGAACGCACCGCAGAACCGAGGGGTTCTGTCCCGGGACGGACACGCGGACGGTACCGACAGGCTGACCGGTACCTTGACAG gTGTGGACAGGCGGCAACGCAGCCCGCTGGAGAAGACACGTCCCTTCTTCCTGGTGGACGGACAGAGACGGAGCTTGGCCGAAGCTCTACAG GGCGGTCACCCCGACAGGCTGCACTGTGAGCTGGAGGTAGGAGGACGACTCTTCCTGCTGGACCTGGAGAAGAACCA CGACCTGCTGCCCAAACCGCCCAACGTCTTCTACTACCTGCCCAACGGCACCGGAGTGTCTGCGAGAGCCGACCCAGTG CCTCACTGTTATTACCACGGCAGCGTCCGAGGATTCCCTCAGTCCAGAGTGGCTCTGAGCACCTGCTCCGGACTCCG CGGCATCATCGCCATCAACTCCACTCTGAGCTTTGAGCTGCAGCCGCAGGACGACCACCACCAGCACCTCCACCACGAGCGGGGGCAGGAGGAGGGAGCAGGGCCGGAGAGTGGAGGAGACAGCAGCGGAGGGGGAGGCGACGATGAAGGGGTCCACCTGCTGTTCTCCACCAGCCCTCTGGACGGCGACAACACCGGGGGCTGCGGGGTTTCTCACACCGCCGTCCCTCCGATCCACAGttcgacacacacacacagg CGGAGAAGAGACATCCTCTCCGAGACCAAATACATCGAGCTGGTGCTGGTGGCCGACCATCAGGAG TTTCTGAATAACCAGAAGAACAATAAGACCATCATCTACCGCATGTTGGACCTGGCCAACCAGGTGGACTGG TTCTACCGTCCTCTGAACGTCCGCGTGGCGCTGACCGGTCTGGAGATCTGGACCGACCGCGATAAGATCCGGGTGGAGAAAAGTCCGACCAACACCCTCAACAACTTCCTGGGGTGGAGAAGCAGAGAGCTGCTGCCACGGCTTCGCCATGACAACGCCCAGCTCATCAT ggGCGGGTCGTTTGATGGCACCACGGTGGGGATGGCGTCTCAGTCATCCATGTGCTCCAGAGACAGGTCGGGTGGGGTCAACGTG GATCACCTGGTCAGTGTTCTGGGTGTGGCCTCCACCGTCGCACATGAGCTCGGTCACAATCTGGGAATGAGCCACGACACAGCCGAGCGCCGCTGCTCCTGTCAGAATGAACCACGGCTCGGAGGATGCATCATGGAGCCCTCAACTGG GTTCATGCCGGGTCAGCAGTTCAGCAGCTGCAGCGCCTCagatctgtctgtcagtctgctgCACGGAGGCGGAATGTGCCTGTTTAACGTCCCCCAGCCGGACCGGCTCCTGGGGGGACCGCGCTGCGGGAACCTGTACGTGGAGAAGGGAGAGGAGTGTGACTGCGGCCTGTTGGAG GAGTGTGAGGACCCCTGCTGTAACTCCTCCACCTGTCGGCTGGTTCCTGGAGCTCAGTGCTCGTCTGACGGAATCTGCTGCCAGGACTGCAAA CTGCGGGTGGCGGGTACGATGTGTCGCGAGCCGCTCGGAGAATGTGACCTCCCCGAGTTCTGCACTGGCTCCTCCCCCTACTGTCCCCCCAACGTGTTCCTGCAGAACGGAGAGCCCTGCGAGGACAGCACCTCCTACTGCTACGGAGGAGTCTGCGCCAGCATGCACACCCAGTGCCAGATGCTGTGGGGGCCCA atgccaccattgctccagctgtgtgtttctCATCAGTCAACAAACAGGGAAATAAATATGGAAACTGTGGTCAGCTGAGCAACGGCTCCTACATCCCCTGTGGAAACGC AGACGTTCACTGTGGCAGGATCCAGTGTCAGGGCGGGAGGGAGCGCCCCGTGCTGGGCTCCAACGCAGAGATCCTCACCACCACGGTGCGCTTCAACTACAGCGACCTGGTCTGCAGAGGAACCTTCTTCCACCTGGGGGACGATGTGTCGGACCCCGCCACCGTGGCCCACGGCACCGCCTGTGGCCCCGGCAAG GCCTGTTTGGACCAGAAGTGTCAGGACGTGTCGGTGTTCGGTGTGGACGAGTGTCACAGGACATGCAACGGTCACGGC GTGTGTAACAGTAATAAGAACTGCCACTGTGATGTGGGCTGGGCTCCACCAGACTGCAGGTACTCGGGTCATGGCGGCAGCGTGGACAGCGGGCCGGCCAGAGCTGTTCGAG AGTCTGATCCGGTCCGAGTCGCCCTGCTCGTCATCTTCCTGTTCATCCTGCCCgtgctcctcctctgcctcgCTCTTCGCTTCCCTCGTTTCCGACGGCGTCTCCTCTGCCTGGGACCAAAGAGCCCGTTTCACAAAGCCCAGCAACACAACCG GACTCCGGTGATGGAGCGAGTGGACGGCAGGAACGGGGAACAGGTCCGACCTCTGAGATACCACCTGAACGCACAGACGGACATCCCGCTGACCCCGCCCCACAAACAG GTTCATGACAGACCTGCTCCTCCCACTAAGCCACTCCCCCCTGACCCCGCCCTAAACCCCCCAGCACAG TCTGTTAAACAGCGACCGGCCCCCCCCACCAAGCCTCTGCCCCCTGacccccacacccccaccaTCCAG CTGGCGAGTCGACCAGCTCCGCCCAACAAGCCGCTCCCCCCCGACCCAGTCACACCTGCACAG GTTTTTGTTCCGCTCAGACCCATGGTGCCCAAGAAGCCTCACCCTCTGGTGCTGCCAGCCCACCCCCACATGCCCCCTCACCCCGGCTACATCTCAAACACCAAACCACCACAACATGGAACCGTCACACCTGGATCTGGTCCCCACag